One stretch of Sylvia atricapilla isolate bSylAtr1 chromosome 4, bSylAtr1.pri, whole genome shotgun sequence DNA includes these proteins:
- the LOC136359913 gene encoding C-C motif chemokine 4 homolog: MRVPAATLAVLLVAICSLAQADLRVSRSATLSKKEICCFSTISRPILRSMIVSAYRINNSCPVEAVVFVTRNGREVCADPKARWVQKYLEHFELLEF; this comes from the exons ATGAGGGTCCCTGCAGCTACCCTGGCTGTTCTCCTTGTGGCCATCTGCTCCCTGGCTCAGGCTGATCTCAGAGTCTCCAGGAGTGCTACACTTTCCAAGAAAG AAATCTGCTGCTTCAGCACCATTTCACGCCCCATTCTACGCAGCATGATCGTCTCTGCCTACAGGATCAACAACAGCTGCCCAGTGGAAGCCGTGGT TTTTGTCACCAGGAATGGGAGGGAAGTGTGTGCAGACCCCAAGGCTCGCTGGGTGCAGAAATACCTGGAGCACTTTGAGCTTCTGGAGTTCTGa